The Bacillaceae bacterium IKA-2 DNA window AAAAAGGAGCGCTGCAGAGAAAATTCTCTGCAGCGCTCTTTTGATCATTTATTAGGTGGGAAATTTTCTCGACAAATGCCGGACTGGCACCCGAAGTTCTTGAATTTATCAATAGCCGCAGCTTGTGGTGGTAACAATACTTGTTTTTTACCTTTTGCCACTGGAACTGCAATCTTGCCTTTACCTGCTTGTGGATTGTTCACAACATTGTCTTCAGGCGGCGTTGGATCTGTCGGATCTGTTGGATCTGGATCTACCGGATCTGGTACAACCGGATCTTCTGGTGATCCGTCTTCAACTAAACGAACATCAACAATTCTTTCATCAAGAGCTTTAAATACAAATACGTACTTTCCTGCCACAGCTGCAGTAAAGCGAAGGTTATCACCTTCCATCCAAGCTCCATCTAAAATATATTTAAATTCAATTTCTCCTTCTACTAACTCAATTGGATTTGATTTCCATACTTTTTCTTCTGGATCATATGTTAATGGATCGTTTTCACCTTCCCAACTTAATGGTGCTTGACCACGTAAGACAACTTGGTTGTACTTACGGTCTGCGTCAATAAGCTCATCTTCACGCTCTATGTTCCCGTTCGTAAACGCATAGATCGCAAAGCCATTTGCAGGGACTGTAATCGCAATTGTTCCATTTTCAGCTACAAAAACTTCATCTTCATTTAGAAGATTAGTTAACTCAATATCAGTTAAAGAAGCTTGATTATAGACTTCTCCAACATCAATCGTTGTTTCAGCACCTTTGTTTACTACAACAAGTACTTGCTGATCATTGTTTTTACGATCAAACGCAAGAACATTTTGATTTGCTAGAAGTTCTGTATAAGAACCGTTAACTAAAACTTTATTTTCATTACGTAAAGCAATGATTTTTTTGTAATGAGCAAGAATTTCTAAGTTTTGCTCTTCTTCATTCCATGGCATCATTTCACGATACCAACGGTCTTTCCAGTCTGTATAATCATCGTGGTTTTCACTTTGAGACATTCCAACTTCTGTACCATAATAAATAACTGGAGAACCTGGTAATGTGAACTGTGCAAATGAAGCTAGCTTCAATAACGCTTCATTCTCACCAACTTCATAGAAAAACCTTGGAACGTCATGGTTATCTAAAAAAGAAGTCATAATGTATTCAGGATGATAGACTGCTTTATTCTGCTCGATCATTTTACTAATATTTTTCATACTTCCACCTTTGAACGTTCCTTTAAACGTATCGTGGAATCCGAAATCTAGGGCACCATCAAGCTTACCAGCGTAAGAATTGATTTTTGTACGATTATCCCATATTTCACCAAAAATATATTTGTCGTCACCCAACTGTTTCACTGTGTGACGGAAATCAACCCAGAAACTATTGCTCGGGCCTTTCGCATAGTCAAGACGGAAGCCATCGAAACCAACTTCCTCTAACCAGAAAGGAACAACTTCGTTCAACATATAATCGCGCGCTGCTGGGTAATCATTGTTAAATTGCGGTAAACTTTCAATTCCGTAGAAAGTTTCGTAACTCCCATCCTCATAGAATGTGTAATAATTATAGTACTCACTATCTACACCATTTTCTAAGGCATCTTGAAAAAATGGATGCTCGTTAGAAGTGTGGTTTGGAACGAAGTCATAAATGACTTTCATACCTTTAGCATGTGCTTTTGCAATTAACTCTTTTAATTCCTCAAGTTCTCCGAAGTTTTTATCAACTTCTAAGAAGTCTGCTGGATGGTATCCATGAGAATAAGGTCCTTCGAAAACTGGAGATAGCCATAATGTATTTACTCCTAAATTCTCTAGGTAATCTAGCTCTTGAATAATCCCTGCAATGTCGCCACCCATCCAATCTTTTAACGCTTCTTCTAACGGAAGATCTGGTTTCACGTCATAGTTATTATCTTTGTTGCCGTCTTTAAAGCGATCTACAAAAATTTGATAAATCACTGCTTCCTTCGCCCAATTTGGTGATGTAAATGCATCAACATAATAAGCAAATTCTGTCGCTTCATCTGAAACTACACTATTCGTATCTGCAAACTGAGATCCTTCACCAGCTTCATCCCAAACGTCTAGTTTGTATTTAACCGGAGTTTGATTTGCTTGTGCTGGAATATCTCCTTTTAAAACGGTAGTAGTAAGAGTGTTAACTTCTTCAGAAGAAACAACTTTTAGAGCTGCTACTTCACCATTATCGGCAATACCCCGAGCTCCAACTGGAGTTGTACCATCAGTTGTATAATAAACGCTACCATCCGTAATTGGTCCATAATGCTCGACTGTTACAGTAATAGTTACATCATCAGCCTTACTTGGAATTAGTGGTTCATGTTTGAAGTTATGGTTAACATTTTTTGCAACTGGAATACCAGACCACTCTGTAACTGTGTCTTCATAAACCTTGCCACCTTCGACAAACTCAGCAACACGAGCTTCAGTACGGACTTCACGGAACTTCTCGTCGCCTAGTCCATAAAAATAGCTTAGTTTCGCACCAGCAGTGCCGGAAAGGTTAAGTTGGTAAGTTCCCGCACCTACTTTTATCATCGAAGTTACCGAAAAATTATATGAATTTAAGTTAGAAGCAACTGTCGGGATTACCCAATCCGGAGTTCCTTCTGGCACTTCTAATTGTAATGTTAAAGAACCAGTAAATTCATCTGCTAAAAGAACAGACACTTTTCTCTCATTATCTGGGTCAAATACAAACTGATATTTGGCTGATTGGGCCGGAGTATATCTTAGATTTTCTCCATCCATCCACTCATTATCCATCACAAACTTAAATTCTACTTCTTTACCACCTGGTAACTGAATTGGATTGCTTTTCCAAACTCCCTCTTCACTAACGAAAGTTAATGGATTACTATCGCCATCCCAAGCTAAACCTGGTGCATTTCCTCGTAAAACAACTTTTTCATAAACATTGACAGGCTCTGGTGCTCCTGGTTCTTCTGCTCCCGGACCTTCTACTTCATCAGCAGGATCAATTTTTACGACTACTGTTGTTAATGGCTCTAAAGTGACGTTTACATTTGTTAGTTCGAAACCTGACTGCTCAGAAACTTCATCAGTTCCAGCTTCGTCACTATCAACGAGAACGATCCCTTTAGTTAAGTCTTTTTGCAGTGTAAGTGTTCTTTCTTTTGTATCAGCATTAATAAAAACAAAGTAAACATCACCATTTGTTGCTACGTTACGGTAGGCAACGACTAAGTCATTGGTTTTTATCTCAGCTGCTTTTACTAATGTTATATTAGCATCAACTAAATCTTTATCTCCTAATCTAAAAGCATCTGTTGATTTTCTTAATTCAATTAGACCTTCCGTATACTCTCTTGTAACATTGTTAATTGGAAACTTTTCTGCATTTGTTGCTTTTGTCCAATCAAATCTATTAATAATGTCTGAAGAATCATACGAGTCATGAATAAAATATGGGTGCGTAAACGGATTACCGTTTGTATCTTCCATGAAAGTTGACTTATATGGTGCAGTCGTTGCATCTGCTCTCCACTGTTTTGTACGTCCGAACTCTT harbors:
- a CDS encoding pullulanase, with the protein product MMRKKYQKALSFWLALIMVFSVFTSYIPVVAAEGTVSDVEENVSEIAENTLRIHYQRTDNDYANLGVWTWDDVASPTENWPTGGIPFSEELTDYGAYLDLELKSDAAKVGFLVLNVTNGDKDGDDKRVELFSPEINEIWIKQGSDQVFLWEPVDLPENTVRIHYERDAGDYENWAAWVWGDVATESGAVASWPDGATDLSGVGKHGAYYDIELKEDAKSMGFLFVNKKGDGQTSDIKFEMLADYQHIFVKDGDTTGYTNPYGSIPVALISAELLSDTKIELKFSKTEGLSEEELLKVITVKDVAGDEVQVAAATIKNGTTVELTGNFDLEMGPYSVTYQEKVVTASAGWKMIDELYAYDGKLGATLHEDGTATLKVWSPKADDVAVVLYDKVDQNKVVSEIPMELGDRGVWSVTLDVANTELDSLRGYFYHYAITHGEETKLALDPYAKSMAAWSHEFAGKDYPYGKAAIVDLSTIGPELDFATIPGFEKREDAIIYEVHVRDFTSDETIGEELTAQFGTFAAFVEKLDYIQDLGVTHVQLLPVMSYFFGDELKNAERMLEYASTQTNYNWGYDPHSYFSLSGMYSENPSDPELRVAEFKKLIAEIHNRDMGVLLDVVYNHTARVGIFEDLVPNYYHFMDADGTPRTSFGGGRLGTTHEMARRILVDSILHWVDEYKVDGFRFDMMGDHDAESIQIAFDKAKELNPNILMIGEGWRTFAGDEGEPVQAADQDWMQYTEAVGSFSDEFRNELKSGFGSEGQPRFITGGARSVQQIFENIKAQPRNFVADQPGDVVPYIEAHDNLTLYDVIAQSIKKDPELPENDLEIHKRIRIGNAMVLTAQGTAFIHAGQEFGRTKQWRADATTAPYKSTFMEDTNGNPFTHPYFIHDSYDSSDIINRFDWTKATNAEKFPINNVTREYTEGLIELRKSTDAFRLGDKDLVDANITLVKAAEIKTNDLVVAYRNVATNGDVYFVFINADTKERTLTLQKDLTKGIVLVDSDEAGTDEVSEQSGFELTNVNVTLEPLTTVVVKIDPADEVEGPGAEEPGAPEPVNVYEKVVLRGNAPGLAWDGDSNPLTFVSEEGVWKSNPIQLPGGKEVEFKFVMDNEWMDGENLRYTPAQSAKYQFVFDPDNERKVSVLLADEFTGSLTLQLEVPEGTPDWVIPTVASNLNSYNFSVTSMIKVGAGTYQLNLSGTAGAKLSYFYGLGDEKFREVRTEARVAEFVEGGKVYEDTVTEWSGIPVAKNVNHNFKHEPLIPSKADDVTITVTVEHYGPITDGSVYYTTDGTTPVGARGIADNGEVAALKVVSSEEVNTLTTTVLKGDIPAQANQTPVKYKLDVWDEAGEGSQFADTNSVVSDEATEFAYYVDAFTSPNWAKEAVIYQIFVDRFKDGNKDNNYDVKPDLPLEEALKDWMGGDIAGIIQELDYLENLGVNTLWLSPVFEGPYSHGYHPADFLEVDKNFGELEELKELIAKAHAKGMKVIYDFVPNHTSNEHPFFQDALENGVDSEYYNYYTFYEDGSYETFYGIESLPQFNNDYPAARDYMLNEVVPFWLEEVGFDGFRLDYAKGPSNSFWVDFRHTVKQLGDDKYIFGEIWDNRTKINSYAGKLDGALDFGFHDTFKGTFKGGSMKNISKMIEQNKAVYHPEYIMTSFLDNHDVPRFFYEVGENEALLKLASFAQFTLPGSPVIYYGTEVGMSQSENHDDYTDWKDRWYREMMPWNEEEQNLEILAHYKKIIALRNENKVLVNGSYTELLANQNVLAFDRKNNDQQVLVVVNKGAETTIDVGEVYNQASLTDIELTNLLNEDEVFVAENGTIAITVPANGFAIYAFTNGNIEREDELIDADRKYNQVVLRGQAPLSWEGENDPLTYDPEEKVWKSNPIELVEGEIEFKYILDGAWMEGDNLRFTAAVAGKYVFVFKALDERIVDVRLVEDGSPEDPVVPDPVDPDPTDPTDPTPPEDNVVNNPQAGKGKIAVPVAKGKKQVLLPPQAAAIDKFKNFGCQSGICRENFPPNK